The Muntiacus reevesi chromosome 5, mMunRee1.1, whole genome shotgun sequence genome segment AGGAGTGGCCTGGCTGGAGGGGGCTCCCCGCTGTTGGGAGGTTTGATAGAATTTGGCCAATGGAACCAGATGACTTTGGGGtcccttcccaggtagctcagtggtgaatctgcctgcaatgcagcagactaggtgcgatccttgggttgggaagattccttggaggaggaaatggccacccgctccagtattcttgcctggaaaattccacggacagaggagcctggcgggctgcagtccaaccgggtgcagagttggacacaactgaacgtgCACACGTGCTGAGCAGCCCCTCAGGAGAGGAAAGGCGGTCCAGGGCTAGGCTGGTCCTCCTGGCTGCTCGGTGGCTGGTGATGCCGTGGCCTGGGGCGCTGGGCAGGACCAGCACCCACGGTCTGGAGAGCAGGATGGGGGGATCCGTTGACCTGCCTTTCTGGCCTCCTGTGTCCTCTGAGAAGGGTAGGACTTGAGCTGAGACAGGATGAGCTGCTCACCCAGCAGGCACCCTCCTGCCCAGCGCCTGTAAACAACGCACGCAGCAGGCGCCTGTGGGACAGACTGCAGATTCATGCACCGTGGTGGGAGTGGGGCCCTCTGCAGCTCTGCAGAACTGCACCCCCAGGGGAGGACAGGAAGGAAGGTGCTGGATGCCAGGCCTCCTGCCTGGAGCTCTAGGAGTCCTGTCTGAGGCCTCCAGTGACTCCAGGCCTCTGTGAGGAGTTCATCCCGCTTCACTGCAGTCCAGTCTGCCCAAGGGAGGCAATTCTCACTGCAAGTGTGGGGGAGAGTAGGGGGCTCAGCGGGTTGGCCCTTCCCAGCTGGCTGGTATTCCCTGAAGACCCAGCTCAAGTCCACTGCTCACCACTGCCAAccagcccccccaccccaggcccaggaCCCCTAAGCAACAAATGCCGCTTTGTTCCCTCAGCTGGCCAGGCCCGAGGGACCATGGCTCCTTCCCAAGGCCCGCTGGCCCGCTGGCTACTAATCCTACAGGCCACTCACGTTGGCTGCCTGGGGCAGCGGGGCAAGTCAGGCCTCGGGGCCGCCATCTCCTCTCACGGCTCTGAGCTGGGAGAGGCAAGGGTGCCCCTTGGCAGAGTCCCCAGATAGGATGTGgcggagcccccccccccccccccccgccgccttGCTCATCCCCATTtcaccaccccacacacacacacatcccatagGAAGCTGCTGGTGCATCTGGGACTGGAGTGGGGGGGCGgagaggaagtgggggagggCACCCAGCACCCGGCCTGCCCTtggcccacccccagcctgctCCCCCTCCATCCTAAGCTGCTGCAGACGAGGCGGGGGGCTTCGGTCACCGTGGAGGCCGCCTGCATCTCACAGCACAAAGAGTGTGCGCCCAGCAGCGCCATCACCTAGCAACGGCCTCCCTCTCCCTTGGCGTCACCCGTCCTGGGGGTGGGTGCCAGGGAGAGAGAACAAGGCCGCTAAGATCCCGGGGCGCGGGGGAAGAAGGCTGAGGCCAAGGGCTGTGGGTGGGGTAACCAGCTGAGAGGGGAGCCGCGGGCAGGCTACCACCCTGCCCCCCTGGGGACCTTCCTGGGCCCGCGGGTGACCTGGGAAGAGCTGGCAGCGAGGACTCCCCTCCAGGAGACCCGGGGCTGCACCTCAGATGGGAGGGCAGGCTCCTGGGGCCTCAGCCAAGGTGCCCCTCTGGTTGACCTTGTGCCGAACTCGCTGGGCCCAGACGAGGCTCAGGGGCCTCTGGAAGGCCCCCCATTGCAGGAGGAACCAGTGAGAGGAAAGAAGACTCGGGGGGGTGGGGAATGTCAGAGCTCTGGCTACGGcgagggtgtggggtgggggcaggcgggGGGCAGGCGGCTGGGTCGTCTGCGGGCTGAACAGTCCATTCTAAGAAGCCAGACAAGAGCTGTTCTCAGAGGCAGACCCACGAATGGGGGCTTTGTGCGGAGGGAGGAGCAGTGAGGGGGCGCTCCATGGAAGATAAGTTTCCAGGCTTCTTCCCGGGGACAGCTGGGTTCAGGCCCAACTGAGGGCACAGGGGCCCAGCCTCCAAGCCCTTTCATTCACTCTGCCCTCAGAGCCATGGCGCCCCAGGCTGGGCGGGACACCGGCCACGGGCCAGGCGGGCAAAGTCCAGGTGCATCTGGGCACTCCCAGGACGTGGCATAAGAAAGGCCCGTGGCACAGGGCTGGGTCTACCTAgtttattttcttccaagaagggcCTTCTACCGGGGAGCACCTGAgcagggggggcgggggggacaggCCAACCGGGCTACATCGGAGGAGGAGGACGGAGAGGCAAGTCCTCCCGGGGGGGACGGCACCCAAAGGCGGCATGCAGCGCGGGGCCGGCCGTGCCCAGGGAGGAGCCCGGTCCTGGGGGGACGGTGCAGAGAAGGGCACACGGGCCGTGCGGTCAGGCTCCATATTGCGGAGGGGGGCGGGGGCCAGGTGAGGATCCGGAGAGTTTCAGAGTAGCTCTAAGGACCTGGAGGACCACTGCCCTGGTGGGAGCATGGGTGGGCAGGCCCCGGCGCAGCAGGGAGGGGCTCCGGCAGGCCCGGACCGCAGCCTGGGGAGCCGAGCCCACCTCTGGGCAGAGCTCCCCCGCCGCCGGCCGGCCGGGCCTCAGCAGGGCGTGCCCAGGGCCAGGAGCGGCGGCGCCTCGCGGGGCTGGTGGAAGTAGCCGGAGGCAGACAGCTCCGTGTGCAGCTTGGCACGGGGGCCGCTGGGGTCCGCCGGCCGGCCGCAGCCCtcgccgcagcagcagcagcagcagtccaggAAGGCGCGGCCCAGCGGGCGGCTCACGCACAGGAGCAGCAGCGGCGTGACGGCCGCCTTGAAGAAGGTGGAGAACTGCGTGACCAGGCCCAGCAGCTCCAGGGTCTGGCGCGTGAGCGCGGCCGACAGGTAGGCGGCCACGACATTGCAGACGTTCTCGGGGAGGGCACAGAGGGCGTGCACAGCGGCCAGGCCCGCCACGGTGCTGCTGGGCCGGCCCCCCGGCGGCTCCTGCGGGCCCGGCCGGCTCTCGGGCTGCCTGCCCGGTGGGCCCCGCACCCGCCATGTCACCAGTTGGCAGGTGACGGTGAAAAGCACGGGCAGGCAGAAGTAGCAGCCGAAGGACCACCACATGCGGGCGTTCTGGTAGGTCAGGACCAGCGAGTGGAGCGACTCGGGCAGGTGGGCTGAGGGCTTCATGACGCACGCGTCCACGGTGCCCGCGGCGGCGCTGGGCTCCCGCACCAGCTGCCACAGCAGGAGCTCGGGCGCTGCCAGCGTCATGGAGCCCACCCAGATGACCGCCAGCTTGGCCAGGATGGACGGGCACGGCTCGATGggcctggccttgggcagggtgcTGGTGGCCACGTGGAAGCGATCGATGCCCAAGGCACAGAGGCTGAAGGTGGTGACGCCCAGGGAGGAGACCTGCGGGGCacggggtgggggagaaggggtCATCACCATGCTCCTGGGACTTCAGGAGTCATCCCTGAGGATGAACGCAGGGACGCAGGGGTCCTGGGCCTGCCGGGCTGTAGATGCCCGTATCCCCCAGCTGCGTGGCTGGGGGGGCAGGTAGCCTTGCGGGGTGCAGACACAGGCTCTCCGTCCCACCTTGCCCTGCCGGAGAGGCCCAGGGTTGGGCCACCCGGTGAAGCAGCCCCTCCAGACCGGCCCACCTGACCTCAGGCTGCTCACCGAGGCCATGGACGACCGCCCTGTGAGCAGAGAGGAGGCAAGTGCCGGGGGGGTGCTCCCCGCTCgaacctcccctccccactggggCGTGCTGTGGGGGCCCCGCCCCCTCTGCGGGCAGGCCCAGGCCGCTGGAGGAAAACAACACGGCCCCTCCTTTCCTCTCAGGATGGCCCTCCAGAACCCTGCAGCTCACTCTGCCACTCCAGGGCCTCCTGGGGCCCCTACGAAAGGGCCCAGCAGAGCATCTGTCCCTCACCTCTCACCCGCCAGCCAGCCTGCAGGGAGGGCTCACGGTGACCTGTCCTCCAGGCGGTGGAGGGGGCAGGCGTCTGGGACCCCAGTCGGGGGGGCCCGGCTCCCCCGGCCACGACTCTGCAGACAGGCCTCACAGGGCgtcaccctctcccctccctgaggCCTTCCTAGTAAAAAGCACCTCTTGACTCGTTTTAATTCCAAGCACACTAGCTGTCACACCTGTCATTCTTCGAGAGTTCACTCAGCCACGGTGACGCTGATCACCCGTCACCCACGAGCTGGGGCAGCTGAAGTGCCCACCCCGGTCACTCAGCCGGTCTGCCCGCCTCCAAGGCCCCGTGTCTGAGCCCCGCGGCTCAGTGGGGCTCCGAGCTCCAGGTAACAGATGCAAGCTGCGCCCAGCAGGGCGGCTTCCTTCAGGTCTGAGCACCTTTGGGTGGTcgccctgggctggggagggcagggaagggTCTATGCCGCCTCCCAAGCCTCAGCAAGTCTGTGCCGATGAGAACTCATCACTAGTTCACGGGACGCGGCGAGAACCAGGATCACGGTAGCGTTCAGACGCTTGTCCTGACTCCTTCCCCGCTCAGGCCAGCTGCCCACTCACTGAGCCCCCGGGAGGAGAGTGGCTCTGAGGGGGCACGGTCACTCTAGCCCTCATTATTCCCCCCAAGCCCCACGTAAACATTCAAAAGGCTGCTGGCTTATTTCGTGTTCCTGTACTGACATGGTGGCCTCACTGTGTCCCACACAAATGCACTTATTTTGGCTTATTTTGGCGTTGTTTTGATTGCACTCTCTCCTTCTGATCTGCACATCCTTCAACACCCATGTACTCATCCCAGCAAGGAAGGGCCCAGAGGTAAAGGGCCATCTGGTCTACCCCCTGGTTGGGAGATAGGGAAACGGGAAAGGAGGTCTGACCCACCCAGGGACACCCCAATATGCCCCAGCCTCAGCTGCAGCCCTCAGAACCTGGGCTCTGCTTTCAGAGGATGGAGTAAGGGTGACGGCAGTGAGGGTACAGACCTGACTGGTTAGGAGGGTGGGGGTCTGCAGGGAGTTGGAATCTCCCTTCAGGCACCGCTTGAGGGGGCAGGAAATTGAGTGTCAGAGAAGGGGCATAGAGGGAGAAAACAGAGACAGAGCAGAGCCGCTTCTTGGGTGGAAAGACAGAGGGGTTAAGGCAGCGGGGGGGAGCTCTCAGCGTGGAGAGAAGGGGCCACCGCGAGGCTGCTGGGGCGGGAgccgggctgggggctgggctgggggctgggctggggtgttggaggccgggctgggggctgggctgggggcgtgagccgggctgggggcaggagctgggctgggggcaggagccgggctgggggctgggggctgggctgggggctggctgggggctgggggctgggggctgggctgggggcgggagctgggctgggggctgggggctgggctgggggctggctgggggctgggggctgggctggggacaggagctgggctgggggctgggggccgggctgggggctgggggcaggagccgggctgggggctgggggctgggctgggggctgggggccctgAGAGCTACCGGAGCCACACTGTGTGTGCCTCGCTGACCAATCTGGGGGAGAAGCGAGACAGGCTTAGGGGCCTCGCGCACCTCTCTGCCCACGCTGgcagccccctgcccctgccccatgGGCTCTATCCGGCCACACGCTCACCCCCACGGAGGGCCGCACGCTCACCTCCACGAAGGGTACCGCTCTGCAGGACACGGCGCCAAGCAGCCTCTGCTTGGTGATCTCGTGGAAGGTGACGACGgggaggcagaagaagaggacCAGGAAGTCCCAGAGCGCCAGGCTGGCCAGGACGGAGTTCCAGGCGCTCTTCAGGGAATAGCTGTGCCA includes the following:
- the GPR37L1 gene encoding G-protein coupled receptor 37-like 1, producing the protein MQWLWPLGISLAVALAAGPERAPGGVRLHQGGHQPVAQEQPDRSRRGAEWEDAKGLQQYVPEGWAEYPRPIRPATPQPTQPRVDASPSPDQARAAGGSGQEPRGNVTGTPGQRLQVQNPLYPVTERSYGAYAVLLLALVLFAVGIVGSLAVMCIVWHSYSLKSAWNSVLASLALWDFLVLFFCLPVVTFHEITKQRLLGAVSCRAVPFVEVSSLGVTTFSLCALGIDRFHVATSTLPKARPIEPCPSILAKLAVIWVGSMTLAAPELLLWQLVREPSAAAGTVDACVMKPSAHLPESLHSLVLTYQNARMWWSFGCYFCLPVLFTVTCQLVTWRVRGPPGRQPESRPGPQEPPGGRPSSTVAGLAAVHALCALPENVCNVVAAYLSAALTRQTLELLGLVTQFSTFFKAAVTPLLLLCVSRPLGRAFLDCCCCCCGEGCGRPADPSGPRAKLHTELSASGYFHQPREAPPLLALGTPC